The nucleotide sequence CCCCTGTAAATAAGATCAAACGCTATACTTGCCGTGCCAGAAGGGTTTGCGAATAATAGGCCCGCAATTTGCAACGGTAAAAGGTTTAGTGTCTTTTTTCTCTGCATAAAATCCAGAGACTGTCAATGTGTTGGAACCGCTTTCTTGGTGCTTCTGTAAATTGTTGTCGCATTGAGGAAATATCGGCTTCTGGCCTGTCGTTAGAATGCCGATCACTCGCTCGTCGTCGCTGGTCAGGACGCAGCAGCGTTATTCGGTTTCACTCAGTCGCATCGTGGGCCCTGGCTCATACTGCTGTTTTTGCCCTATACCGATGGAGTCCCAAGATGAAGAAACTCGTGCTGTTGGGCGCCCTGGCGCTGTCCGTACTGTCCATGCAGGCTTTCGCTGAAGAGAAACCCCTGAAAATTGGTATCGAAGCGGCTTACCCTCCGTTCGCCTCGAAGGCGCCGGACGGCAGTATCGTCGGTTTCGACTACGACATCGGCAACGCCTTGTGCGAAGAGATGAAAGTCAAGTGCACCTGGGTCGAGCAAGAGTTCGACGGTCTGATCCCGGCGTTGAAAGTGCGCAAGATCGACGCGATCCTGTCCTCCATGTCGATCACCGAAGACCGCAAGAAGTCCGTGGACTTCACCAACCGTTACTACCTGACGCCGGCACGCCTGGTAATGAAGGACGGTACGGCGGTCAGCGAAAGCCTGGATGAACTCAAAGGCAAGAAAATCGGCGTGCAGCGCGGTTCGATCCACGACCGTTTCGCCAAGGAAGTCCTGGCTCCGGAGGGCGCTACCGTTGTGCCTTACAGCTCGCAGAACGAAATCTACCTGGATATCAAATCGGGTCGCCTCGACGGCACCGTGGCCGACGCGACCCTGCTGCAGGAAGGTTTCCTCGATACGCCAGCCGGTAAAGGCTACGCGTTCACCGGTCCGTCCTTCACCGACGTCAAGTACTTCGGCGACGGCGTAGGCATTGCGGTGCGCAAAGGCGACCAGAAGAACCTCGACCGTATCAACGCCGCTATCGCCGCGATCCGTGCCAACGGTAAGTACAAGACTATCCAGGACAAGTACTTCAACTTCGATATTTACGGCGCTGACGCCAAGTAAGTCATCGCAGTTGTCTGTCCATAATGGCGCAAGCACCAGGATCTCTGACGTTTGCGCCATTTTTTCATCCGCCTTTTCGAGGACCTGAATCATGTTGAAAGGCTACGGGGCCGTTATCCTCGATGGCGCATGGTTGACGCTTCAGCTCGCCTTGTCGTCCATGGCCTTGGCCATTGTTCTGGGTCTGATTGGGGTCGCACTACGCCTGTCGCCGGTGCGCTGGTTGGCCTGGCTGGGCGACTTGTACTCCACGGTGATCCGCGGGATCCCCGACCTGGTACTGATCCTGCTGATTTTCTACGGTGGTCAGGACCTGCTCAACCGCGTCGCGCCGCTACTGGGCTACGACGACTATATTGACTTGAACCCCTTGGCCGCCGGTATCGGCACCCTGGGTTTCATCTTCGGCGCCTACCTTTCGGAAACCTTCCGGGGCGCCTTCATGGCTATCCCCAAAGGTCAGGCGGAGGCGGGCATGGCGTATGGCATGAGTCCGTTCCAGGTGTTCTTCCGGGTGATGGTGCCGCAAATGATCCGGCTGGCGATCCCTGGCTTCACCAACAACTGGCTGGTGTTGACCAAGGCGACCGCGTTGATTTCCGTGGTGGGCCTGCAAGACATGATGTTCAAGGCCAAGCAGGCGGCAGACGCCACCCGCGAACCTTTTACCTTCTTCCTCGCAGTGGCGGCGATGTACCTGGTGATCACCAGCGTTTCGTTGCTGGCCCTGCGTTACCTTGAGAAGCGCTACTCGGTTGGCGTAAAGGCGGCTGATCTATGATCTTCGACTACAACGTCATCTGGGAGGCCTTGCCGCTGTATTTCGGCGGTTTGCTGACCACCCTGAAATTGCTGCTGATTTCGCTGTTCTTCGGCTTGCTCGCCGCTTTGCCCCTGGGGTTGATGCGTGTGTCCAAGCAGCCGGTGATCAACGGCGCGGCCTGGCTCTACACCTATGTGATTCGCGGTACACCGATGCTGGTGCAACTGTTCCTGATCTACTACGGCCTGGCCCAGTTCGAAGCGGTGCGCGAGAGTTTCCTGTGGCCGTGGCTGTCCAGTGCGACCTTCTGCGCCTGCCTCGCGTTTGCCATCAACACCAGCGCCTACACCGCCGAGATCATTGCCGGTAGCCTCAAGGCCACGCCGAATGGCGAGATCGAAGCGGCCAAGGCCATGGGAATGTCGCGCTACAAGTTGTACAGCCGGATCCTGCTGCCCTCGGCCCTGCGCCGGGCACTGCCGCAGTACAGCAACGAAGTGATCATGATGCTGCAGACCACCAGCCTGGCTTCTATCGTGACCCTGATCGATATTACGGGAGCCGCCCGCACTGTGAACGCGCAGTACTATTTGCCGTTTGAAGCCTATATCACCGCGGGTGTCTTCTACTTGTGCCTGACCTTCATTCTGGTGCGCCTGTTCAAGTTGGCCGAGCGCCGCTGGCTGAGCTACCTGGCTCCTCGGAAGCACTGATATGGAACGTATCGATCACGTGTTGCCTTGGGGGCATTTGGGCTGCGAGCGCCAGCTGACGGTGTTCCGTTTCGGCGGCGGCGAGCGCAAGGCCTATATCCAGGCCAGTCTGCACGCCGATGAATTGCCGGGGATGCGCGCCGCCTGGGAGCTGAAAAAGCGCCTGAGCGAACTCGAACAGCAAGGCGCCCTCAACGGTGTGATAGAACTGGTGCCGGTGGCCAATCCGATGGGCCTCGGCCAGTTGCTGCAAGGTGCTCACCAAGGGCGCTTTGAAGTCGGCAGCGGCAAGAATTTCAACCGCGATTTCGTCGAGTTGAGTGAGCCGGTGGCCGCACGCCTCCAGGGCGAACTGGGGGATGATCCTCGCGCCAACGTGCGCTTGATTCGCCAGGCGATGGCCGAGGTACTCAATGCCTTGCCGCCGGCTGCCAGCCAGCTGCAAGGCATGCAGCGGCTGTTGCTGAGTCACGCTTGCGATGCTGATGTGGTGCTGGACCTGCATTGCGACGCCGAAGCTGCGTTGCACATGTACGCTTTGCCTCAGCACTGGCCGCAATGGCGTTCACTGTCGGCGCACCTGAACGTGAAGGTCGGCTTGCTGGCGGAAGACTCCGGCGGCAGCTCCTTTGACGAAGCCTGTTCGCTGCCGTGGTTGCGTCTGTCGCGTGCATTCCCCGAGGCGCAGATTCCCCTGGCGTGTCTGGCGACGACGTTGGAGTTGGGTGGTCAGGCCGATACCGGGCGCGACGAGGCGATTTTTCACGCTGAAGGCATTCTGGCGTTTCTCGCTGAACAAGGCCTGATCCGTGGCGAGTGGCCCGCCGCGCAATTTGAACCCTGCGAAGGCGTGCCGTTTGAAGGCACCGAGTTGCTGTTCGCGCCCCATGCCGGCGTGATCAGCTATCTGCGTAAAGCCGGTGACTGGGTGGAAGCGGGCGAGCCGCTATTTGAAGTCATTGATCCCTTGACCGACCGCGCCAGCACTGTTTGCGCGGGCACGTCCGGGGTGTTGTTTGCCGTTGAACGGCTACGTTATGCCCAAGCGGGTTTCTGGCTGGCCAAGGTGGCGGGGCGCGAAGCGCTGCGTCACGGGCGCTTGCTCAACGACTGACCAACTGTTTTTGTGAGAACCGACCGCATGTACAAACTTGAAGTCCAAGACCTGCATAAACGCTATGGCAGTCATGAAGTGCTCAAAGGTGTTTCCCTGGCCGCCGCGGCGGGTGATGTGATCAGCATCATCGGTTCCAGTGGTTCAGGTAAAAGTACCTTTTGCGCTGTATCAACCTGCTGGAGCAACCTCACGCCGGCAAGGTTCTGCTCAACAACGAAGAGTTGAAACTGGTGGCCGGCAAAGACGGCGCCATGAAGGCTGCCGACCCGAAACAACTGCAGCGCATGCGTTCGCGGCTGTCGATGGTGTTCCAGCATTTCAACCTGTGGTCGCACATGACCGCGCTGGAAAATGTCATGGAGGCGCCGGTGCATGTACTCGGTGTTTCGAAAAAGGAAGCCCGCGAAAAGGCCGAGCACTACTTGGCCAAAGTTGGCGTGGGGCATCGCCAGGATGCGTTCCCCGGCCACATGTCCGGTGGCGAACAACAGCGCGTAGCGATTGCCCGGGCGCTGGCGATGGAGCCTGAAGTGATGCTGTTCGACGAGCCCACCTCGGCTCTCGATCCCGAGCTGGTGGGCGACGTATTGAAAGTCATGCAGGACCTGGCCCAGGAAGGTCGGACCATGGTGGTGGTGACGCACGAAATGGGGTTTGCCCGCGAAGTATCCAACCAGTTGGTGTTCCTGCACAAAGGCATC is from Pseudomonas mucidolens and encodes:
- a CDS encoding ABC transporter permease, which gives rise to MIFDYNVIWEALPLYFGGLLTTLKLLLISLFFGLLAALPLGLMRVSKQPVINGAAWLYTYVIRGTPMLVQLFLIYYGLAQFEAVRESFLWPWLSSATFCACLAFAINTSAYTAEIIAGSLKATPNGEIEAAKAMGMSRYKLYSRILLPSALRRALPQYSNEVIMMLQTTSLASIVTLIDITGAARTVNAQYYLPFEAYITAGVFYLCLTFILVRLFKLAERRWLSYLAPRKH
- a CDS encoding ABC transporter permease, with amino-acid sequence MLKGYGAVILDGAWLTLQLALSSMALAIVLGLIGVALRLSPVRWLAWLGDLYSTVIRGIPDLVLILLIFYGGQDLLNRVAPLLGYDDYIDLNPLAAGIGTLGFIFGAYLSETFRGAFMAIPKGQAEAGMAYGMSPFQVFFRVMVPQMIRLAIPGFTNNWLVLTKATALISVVGLQDMMFKAKQAADATREPFTFFLAVAAMYLVITSVSLLALRYLEKRYSVGVKAADL
- a CDS encoding ABC transporter substrate-binding protein, encoding MKKLVLLGALALSVLSMQAFAEEKPLKIGIEAAYPPFASKAPDGSIVGFDYDIGNALCEEMKVKCTWVEQEFDGLIPALKVRKIDAILSSMSITEDRKKSVDFTNRYYLTPARLVMKDGTAVSESLDELKGKKIGVQRGSIHDRFAKEVLAPEGATVVPYSSQNEIYLDIKSGRLDGTVADATLLQEGFLDTPAGKGYAFTGPSFTDVKYFGDGVGIAVRKGDQKNLDRINAAIAAIRANGKYKTIQDKYFNFDIYGADAK
- a CDS encoding succinylglutamate desuccinylase/aspartoacylase family protein; this translates as MERIDHVLPWGHLGCERQLTVFRFGGGERKAYIQASLHADELPGMRAAWELKKRLSELEQQGALNGVIELVPVANPMGLGQLLQGAHQGRFEVGSGKNFNRDFVELSEPVAARLQGELGDDPRANVRLIRQAMAEVLNALPPAASQLQGMQRLLLSHACDADVVLDLHCDAEAALHMYALPQHWPQWRSLSAHLNVKVGLLAEDSGGSSFDEACSLPWLRLSRAFPEAQIPLACLATTLELGGQADTGRDEAIFHAEGILAFLAEQGLIRGEWPAAQFEPCEGVPFEGTELLFAPHAGVISYLRKAGDWVEAGEPLFEVIDPLTDRASTVCAGTSGVLFAVERLRYAQAGFWLAKVAGREALRHGRLLND